A single region of the Brachypodium distachyon strain Bd21 chromosome 3, Brachypodium_distachyon_v3.0, whole genome shotgun sequence genome encodes:
- the LOC100837194 gene encoding 50S ribosomal protein L19, chloroplastic isoform X2: MQSLLRTVYRIGSHGTCTRFMDFAASGVAQSSIKQMMPHSWIRPTESPIIHHNGIYVKALAMRGFSTVGNTEVSLEDEISSSTAVEHPPRIKFKRPDKTARHIMNILNKEAVDKVRVERAIPDVQPGCILQMRVQVPENKRRESTLKGIVIARRNAGINTTFRLRRLVAGVGVESVFPLNGVCSVTNVYFQLW, translated from the exons ATGCAGTCTTTACTGAGGACCGTCTATCGGATCGGAAGCCATGGCACTTGTACAAGGTTCATGGATTTTGCAGCTTCTGGAGTTGCACAGTCATCGATCAAGCAGATGATGCCTCACAGCTGGATACGACCAACTGAG AGTCCAATCATTCACCACAATGGTATCTACGTGAAGGCTTTGGCGATGAGGGGTTTCTCAACAGTGGGGAATACCGAGGTTTCTCTTGAGGACGAAATTTCCAGCTCTACCGCCGTTGAGCACCCCCCACGCATTAAGTTCAAGAGGCCTGACAAGACAGCCAGGCACATTATGAAT ATCTTAAACAAAGAAGCAGTCGATAAAGTCCGTGTAGAAAGAGCAATTCCTGATGTACAGCCTGGATGTATTCTTCAAATGAGGGTG CAAGTTCCGGAGAACAAGCGGCGTGAGTCTACATTGAAAGGCATTGTCATAGCTAGGCGCAATGCTGGGATCAATACGACATTCAGATTACGTAGATTAGTAGCTGGTGTGGGAGTTGAGTCTGTCTTTCCACT AAATGGAGTTTGCAGTGTGACAAATGTGTACTTCCAGCTATGGTGA
- the LOC100842352 gene encoding caldesmon-like — protein MSDSTRSSNDSDREERYQFDSTPEPSPPVSTRVNIEDSDEEIKDHVPLRVTPSPGVRLKYAINSPRPGEVLPCRGKKVVSKPKAEKKEKVKKFKDVPAPTAEEILVFYSSEEDVKEETRIKRKHRLQHIIRKHSRVLAAEIRRRTKEAESANLYLPAPKLRNFKIARKEGGPHRDEFNRRALQIIRDINYVDLSKKPKSKKASDTEDSDVASRIGSSSLPPLAPHNKPSEDSKGKAKVPEKRKAAEDAEKQFKKNLKKARKASADGPGSSSKDAAAAAMASGEVPYPPQVVHIDPVLLAAFNEGTLPDSLMSYVEGLIVAKTRAEEWEQNRSLRVARRLEEEDRAEKKRVEKEKAKAALKEKKAAELQKKAEKETEEKKRADLIALKKEKELPLKTLAELEKKKKALLAEQMKQVAESLKADKTKSEARKKAAEKTPEVEGENEEVDREKTEYEKTRDAARETRREIAEVKKTAKEFGLKIKVPAGRSSSTSSSATVPLKKAIDTLVPDTSTVKLTSLAEEQEQAASSPTVLSEHTAQQEEGDEVLGKNQEDIIRPEEPPPAARCLALHQWMSLLKKEEPVTSKLKPLMICMPMT, from the exons ATGTCTGATTCTACCCGCTCCAGCAATGACTCTGATAGAGAAGAACGGTACCAGTTTGACTCAACGCCCGAGCCCTCACCGCCGGTTTCTACCAGAGTAAACATTGAAGACTCAGATGAAGAAATTAAAGACCATGTGCCTCTGAGAGTGACACCCTCTCCTGGTGTGCGCCTGAAGTATGCCATCAACTCCCCACGGCCTGGTGAAGTCTTGCCCTGTCGTGGAAAGAAAGTGGTGTCTAAGCCCaaggcagagaagaaggagaaggtgaagaagtTCAAGGACGTGCCTGCTCCCACTGCTGAAGAAATCCTTGTCTTCTATTCTTCAGAAGAAGATGTGAAAGAGGAGACTAGAATAAAGAGAAAGCACCGTCTCCAGCACATTATCCGCAAGCACTCTCGTGTGTTGGCCGCTGAGATTCGGAGAAGAACAAAGGAAGCGGAGAGTGCCAACCTGTATTTGCCGGCTCCCAAGCTGAGAAACTTCAAGATTGCCCGCAAGGAAGGCGGACCTCACCGTGATGAATTCAACAGAAGAGCTCTGCAGATCATCAGAGATATCAACTACGTTGACCTCTCAAAGAAGCCCAAGTCCAAGAAGGCTTCAGACACTGAAGACAGCGATGT AGCATCCAGGATCGGAAGTTCTTCACTGCCTCCTCTTGCGCCTCACAACAAGCCCAGTGAAGACTCCAAGGGCAAGGCCAAGGTGCCTGAGAAGAGGAAAGCCGCTGAAGATGCAGAGAAACAGTTCAAGAAGAATCTGAAGAAAGCTAGGAAAGCATCTGCTGATGGACCCGGTTCCTCATCCaaggatgctgctgctgccgccatggcctcTGGAGAAGTTCCTTATCCTCCTCAAGTTGTTCACATTGATCCAGTTCTGCTTGCTGCTTTCAATGAAGGAACGCTCCCGGATTCCCTCATGAGTTATGTTGAAGGCCTGATTGTTGCCAAGACTCGGGCTGAAGAATGGGAGCAGAACCGCAGTTTGCGTGTTGCCAGGCggttagaagaagaagaccgtGCTGAGAAGAAACGTgttgagaaggagaaggcaaAAGCTGCCTTGAAGGAGAAAAAAGCTGCTGAATTGCAGAAGAAGGCTGAGAAGGAAAccgaagagaagaaaagggcTGACCTCATTgccctgaagaaagaaaaagaacttccGTTGAAAACTCTAGCTgagcttgagaagaagaagaaagctctGCTCGCTGAACAGATGAAACAAGTAGCCGAAAGCCTGAAGGCTGATAAGACTAAGAGTGAAGCAAGGAAGAAAGCCGCCGAGAAAACGCCTGAAGTAGAAGGCGAAAATGAAGAAGTTGATCGGGAGAAGACAGAATATGAGAAGACCAGGGATGCAGCTCGTGAGACCCGTCGTGAG ATCGCTGAAGTGAAGAAGACTGCCAAGGAGTTTGGTTTGAAGATCAAAGTTCCTGCCGGAAGAAGTTCCTCCACTTCATCATCTGCGACAGTTCCTCTAAAGAAAGCTATTGACACACTTGTGCCAGATACATCAACAGTCAAGCTTACTTCACTTGCTGAGGAACAGGAACAAGCTGCTTCATCCCCCACGGTACTGTCTGAGCACACCGCTCAacaggaagaaggagatgaggtGCTGGGGAAGAACCAAGAAGACATCATCCGTCCTGAGGAACCCCCACCAGCAGCTCGTTGCCTCGCACTTCATCAGTGGATGTCTCTgctgaagaaggaagaaccTGTGACTTCGAAGTTGAAGCCACTCATGATTTGC
- the LOC100842658 gene encoding high mobility group B protein 15: protein MSAAAAEMAVADAAAPAAAGKGKEKVDEPAPGSSKGRFLAYPPRMAEHKAVAADAALFRAALERLHAHMGTKLKVPIIGGKDLDLHQLFKEVTSRGGIDKVKAENRWREVTASFIFPATATNASFMLKKYYMSLLYHFEQQYFFGAEGWHEQETDPRSMSCVEVRAETQATQKRKRGNSGPSDPASSSDNVDVDVLIDAKFEHGYIVTVTTGSKSTKAILYNFTEEPALATPAPAIAINNTDLKGGRRRKRRRKKLSTTDPRHPKPNRSGYNFFFQDQHRMLKPEYPGRDRLISKMIGERWNNLSPEDKAVYQERGVQDKERYQAQLAAYREEIRTGQPISNAVPIQQRFPRTEVTIDEVDSNVSKGDMLLSNQGYNNSSDESDDSGGKLVEDEEFNTETSPEPSMETTDSPGQLNPSADGDQFELRRRENPKENEKQNAPPS from the exons atgagcgcggcggcggcggagatggccGTTGCggatgctgctgctcctgctgcggcggggaaggggaaggagaaggtggatgagccggcgccggggagcAGCAAGGGGAGGTTCCTGGCGTACCCGCCGCGGATGGCGGAGCAcaaggccgtggcggcggacgCCGCGCTCTTCAGGGCGGCGCTCGAGAGGCTCCACGCGCACATGGGCACGAAGCTCAA GGTGCCAATAATTGGTGGAAAGGACCTGGATCTTCATCAGCTATTTAAGGAAGTCACTTCACGAGGTGGCATTGATAAG GTGAAGGCAGAAAACAGATGGAGAGAAGTTACTGCATCATTTATTTTCCCTGCTACTGCGACAAATGCTTCTTTTATGTTGAAGAAATACTATATGTCACTGTTATACCATTTTGAACAGCAATATTTCTTTGGAGCAGAAGGCTGGCATGAACAAGAAACTG ATCCCAGATCAATGTCCTGCGTAGAAGTGAGAGCTGAAACACAAGCTacccagaaaagaaaaaggggcAACAGTGGTCCTTCAG ACCCAGCTTCGTCATCCGATAATGTTGACGTGGATGTTCTAATTGATGCCAAGTTCGAACATGGCTACATTGTAACTGTTACTACGGGATCAAAATCGACGAAAGCAATCCTCTATAATTTCACAGAGGAACCTGCTCTTGCAACCCCGGCACCTGCTATTGCTATAAACAACACTGATTTGAAGGGTGGACGTAGGCGCAAGCGACGCAGAAAGAAGCTGAGTACGACAGACCCCAGGCATCCCAAACCAAATAGGAGTGGCTATAATTTCTTTTTCCAAGACCAGCACAGAATGCTTAAGCCAGAATATCCTGGACGGGACAGGCTGATCAGCAAAATGATTGGTGAACGGTGGAACAATCTAAGCCCTGAAGACAAAGCT GTGTACCAAGAAAGAGGTGTACAGGACAAGGAGCGCTACCAGGCTCAGTTAGCTGCTTATAGAGAAGAAATTAGAACAGGACAGCCTATCAGCAATGCCGTGCCTATCCAGCAGAGATTTCCTCGGACAGAAGTAACTATTGATGAAGTGGACTCCAATGTGAGTAAAGGAGATATGCTGCTGTCCAATCAAGGTTACAATAACAGCAGCGACGAGAGCGACGATTCGGGAGGAAAACTTGTTGAAGATGAAGAGTTCAACACTGAGACGTCTCCGGAGCCGAGCATGGAGACTACTGATTCTCCTGGACAGCTCAATCCTTCTGCTGATGGTGACCAATTTGAACTTCGCAGGAGGGAGAACCCCAAGGAAAATGAGAAACAGAACGCTCCACCTAGCTGA
- the LOC100837194 gene encoding 50S ribosomal protein L19, chloroplastic isoform X1: MQSLLRTVYRIGSHGTCTRFMDFAASGVAQSSIKQMMPHSWIRPTESPIIHHNGIYVKALAMRGFSTVGNTEVSLEDEISSSTAVEHPPRIKFKRPDKTARHIMNILNKEAVDKVRVERAIPDVQPGCILQMRVQVPENKRRESTLKGIVIARRNAGINTTFRLRRLVAGVGVESVFPLYSPNIKEIKILDRKKVRRAKLYYLRDRMNALKK, from the exons ATGCAGTCTTTACTGAGGACCGTCTATCGGATCGGAAGCCATGGCACTTGTACAAGGTTCATGGATTTTGCAGCTTCTGGAGTTGCACAGTCATCGATCAAGCAGATGATGCCTCACAGCTGGATACGACCAACTGAG AGTCCAATCATTCACCACAATGGTATCTACGTGAAGGCTTTGGCGATGAGGGGTTTCTCAACAGTGGGGAATACCGAGGTTTCTCTTGAGGACGAAATTTCCAGCTCTACCGCCGTTGAGCACCCCCCACGCATTAAGTTCAAGAGGCCTGACAAGACAGCCAGGCACATTATGAAT ATCTTAAACAAAGAAGCAGTCGATAAAGTCCGTGTAGAAAGAGCAATTCCTGATGTACAGCCTGGATGTATTCTTCAAATGAGGGTG CAAGTTCCGGAGAACAAGCGGCGTGAGTCTACATTGAAAGGCATTGTCATAGCTAGGCGCAATGCTGGGATCAATACGACATTCAGATTACGTAGATTAGTAGCTGGTGTGGGAGTTGAGTCTGTCTTTCCACT TTACTCGCCGAACATCAAAGAAATCAAGATCTTAGACAGGAAGAAAGTCAGGAGAGCAAAGCTGTACTACCTGAGGGACAGGATGAACGCACTGAAGAAATGA